A genomic stretch from Mastacembelus armatus chromosome 12, fMasArm1.2, whole genome shotgun sequence includes:
- the rab14l gene encoding ras-related protein Rab-14 — MATAPYNYSYIFKYIIIGDMGVGKSCLLHQFTEKKFMADCPHTIGVEFGTRIIEVSGQKIKLQIWDTAGQERFRAVTRSYYRGAAGALMVYDITRRSTYNHLSSWLTDARNLTNPNTVIILIGNKADLEAQRDVTYEEAKQFAEENGLLFLEASAKTGENVEDAFLEAAKKIYQNIQDGSLDLNAAESGVQHKPSAPQGGRLTSEPQPQREGCGC; from the exons ATGGCCACCGCACCGTACAACTATTCCTACATTTTCAAATACATCATTATTG GGGACATGGGGGTAGGGAAGTCATGTTTGCTTCACCAGTTCACAGAAAAGAAAT TCATGGCAGACTGCCCCCATACGATTGGTGTGGAGTTTGGTACAAGGATAATCGAGGTGAGCGGCCAGAAGATCAAGCTGCAGATTTGGGACACAGCGGGACAGGAGCGCTTCAGGGCCGTCACCCGCTCCTACTATCGCGGAGCTGCAGGGGCGCTCATGGTCTACGACATCACCAG GAGAAGCACGTACAACCATCTCAGCAGCTGGCTGACTGATGCTAGAAACCTTACCAACCCCAATACT gtAATCATTCTTATAGGAAACAAAGCAGACTTAGAGGCCCAGAGGGACGTCACATATGAAGAGGCGAAGCAGTTTGCTGAAGAGAATG GTCTGTTGTTCCTGGAAGCCAGTGCAAAAAC AGGTGAAAACGTGGAGGATGCTTTCCTGGAAGCTGCCAAGAAGATCTACCAGAACATCCAAGATGGCAGCCTGGACCTGAATGCTGCTGAGTCAGGGGTCCAGCACAAGCCCTCTGCCCCTCAGGGTGGCCGGCTAACCAGCGAACCACAGCCCCAGAGGGAAGGCTGCGGTTGCTAA